In one Micromonospora polyrhachis genomic region, the following are encoded:
- a CDS encoding YitT family protein produces MTIPAAELAPPRSAVRHSIVEDLLALATGTLIAAIGLHLIKTAGAVTGGTAGLVLLLTHLLPWQFGMIFALVNLPFAVLAWNRKGPRFVVSSVLAIVLLSTFSSFQPRLLPLDGANPVYAALVGNLAAGIGLLIVLRHHSSLGGFNVVALVCQERFGWRVGYVLLALDATVVVLSAFTAPLPTVALSAAGVAILNLVLVINHRPGRYPEAL; encoded by the coding sequence ATGACCATTCCCGCCGCCGAACTCGCTCCGCCCCGCTCCGCGGTCCGACACAGCATCGTCGAGGACCTGCTGGCGCTGGCCACCGGGACACTGATCGCCGCGATCGGGCTCCACCTCATCAAGACCGCCGGCGCGGTCACCGGAGGAACCGCCGGGCTCGTGCTTCTGCTGACCCACCTGTTGCCCTGGCAGTTCGGCATGATCTTCGCGCTGGTCAACCTGCCCTTCGCGGTGCTGGCCTGGAACCGCAAGGGGCCGCGTTTCGTGGTCAGCTCCGTACTCGCCATCGTCTTGCTCTCCACCTTCTCGTCGTTCCAGCCCCGGCTACTGCCTCTGGACGGTGCCAACCCCGTGTACGCCGCCCTGGTTGGCAACCTCGCTGCCGGAATCGGGCTCCTGATCGTCCTGCGCCACCACAGCAGCCTCGGCGGCTTCAACGTGGTAGCCCTGGTCTGCCAGGAGCGCTTCGGCTGGCGCGTCGGCTACGTGCTGCTGGCCCTCGACGCCACCGTCGTGGTCCTTTCGGCGTTCACCGCCCCCCTGCCCACCGTCGCACTGTCCGCAGCAGGGGTGGCCATTCTCAACCTCGTGCTGGTCATCAATCACCGTCCGGGCCGCTATCCCGAGGCGTTGTAG
- the narI gene encoding respiratory nitrate reductase subunit gamma, giving the protein MTTLLWVVLPYICLAVFIAGHVWRWRHDQFGWTTHTSQLLENRLLRLGSPLFHLGVLGVLGGHVLGLVIPASLTEAVGISEHTYHLVAVSAGSVTGIMLIAGLALLIARRFVNGRVRRKTTVMDQVLYTFLAVIAVLGMVAVVGENIFGGGYDYRATIAVWFRGIFWFQPHTELMAGAPLVYQLHAISGFLLLALWPFTRLVHVWSAPLAYLWRPYVVYRGRRGPAPVAAPTPAAVRDAERRPVSSGR; this is encoded by the coding sequence ATGACCACGCTGCTCTGGGTCGTGCTCCCGTACATCTGCCTCGCGGTCTTCATCGCCGGGCACGTCTGGCGCTGGCGGCACGACCAGTTCGGCTGGACCACCCACACCAGCCAACTGTTGGAGAACCGCCTGCTGCGCCTCGGCTCGCCGCTGTTCCACCTCGGCGTGCTCGGCGTCCTCGGCGGTCACGTCCTCGGCCTGGTGATACCGGCGTCGCTCACCGAGGCGGTCGGCATCTCCGAGCACACCTACCACCTGGTGGCGGTCTCGGCCGGCTCGGTCACCGGCATCATGCTCATCGCGGGGCTCGCGCTGCTGATCGCCCGCCGCTTCGTCAACGGCCGGGTCCGGCGCAAGACCACCGTGATGGACCAGGTGCTCTACACCTTCCTCGCCGTCATTGCCGTCCTCGGCATGGTCGCCGTGGTGGGGGAGAACATCTTCGGCGGCGGCTACGACTACCGGGCCACGATCGCCGTCTGGTTCCGTGGCATCTTCTGGTTCCAACCACACACCGAGCTGATGGCCGGGGCACCGTTGGTCTACCAGCTGCACGCCATCAGCGGCTTCCTTCTCCTCGCGCTCTGGCCGTTCACCCGGCTGGTGCACGTCTGGTCCGCGCCGCTGGCGTATCTGTGGCGCCCGTACGTCGTCTACCGGGGTCGCCGTGGCCCAGCCCCGGTCGCGGCCCCGACGCCCGCCGCAGTCCGGGACGCCGAGCGCCGGCCCGTGTCATCCGGACGATGA
- the narH gene encoding nitrate reductase subunit beta: MKIRAQVAMVMNLDKCIGCHTCSVTCKQTWTNREGTEYVWFNNVETKPGIGYPKHYEDQERWRGGWRLDGKGRLVLRSGGRAKRLSRIFANPDLPTIDDYYEPATFDKDILVNAPAGLKDTPVKRPYSALTGEPMAVTWGANWEDSLGGAHERADGDPNLAKMPAEAAAKVKFEFEKTFMFYLPRICEHCLNPACVSACPSGAMYKREEDGIVLVDQDRCRGWRMCVSACPYKKVYVNHATGKAEKCTLCYPRIEAGQPTICSETCVGRLRYLGIVFYDEDAVLAAASVEDEHDLLDAQRAVFLDPHDPAVERAARDAGMPDEWIDAAKRSPIWKLISEYRIALPLHPEYRTLPMVWYVPPLSPVLDAVGQAGRDDADADDVFHTIRELRIPVEYLAELFTAGDAEVAAGVLMKLAAMRSYMRARTLDGTVAQELLDGIGMTADQVEEMYRLLAIAKYDERYVIPAAHAKDAAALEAQAAAHGDCSLDCEGGPGMSEQFHLNGGTNADSGLFRRTDGRRGLALNPLRGHS; this comes from the coding sequence ATGAAAATCCGTGCCCAGGTAGCAATGGTGATGAACCTGGACAAGTGCATCGGGTGCCACACCTGCTCGGTGACGTGTAAGCAGACCTGGACCAACCGGGAGGGCACCGAGTACGTCTGGTTCAACAACGTCGAGACGAAGCCAGGCATCGGCTACCCGAAGCACTACGAGGACCAGGAACGCTGGCGGGGCGGCTGGCGGCTGGACGGGAAGGGCCGTCTGGTGCTGCGCTCCGGCGGCCGGGCCAAGCGCCTCAGCCGCATCTTCGCCAACCCGGATCTGCCGACCATCGACGACTACTACGAGCCGGCCACCTTCGACAAGGACATCCTGGTCAACGCCCCGGCCGGTCTGAAGGACACCCCGGTGAAGCGGCCGTACTCGGCGCTGACCGGTGAGCCGATGGCAGTCACCTGGGGTGCCAACTGGGAGGACTCGCTCGGTGGGGCGCACGAGCGCGCCGACGGTGACCCGAACCTGGCGAAGATGCCCGCCGAGGCCGCCGCGAAGGTCAAGTTCGAGTTCGAGAAGACCTTCATGTTCTACCTACCTCGCATCTGCGAGCACTGCCTCAACCCGGCCTGCGTCTCCGCCTGCCCCTCCGGCGCCATGTACAAGCGCGAGGAGGACGGCATCGTCCTGGTCGACCAGGACCGCTGCCGTGGGTGGCGGATGTGCGTGTCGGCCTGCCCGTACAAGAAGGTCTACGTCAATCACGCCACGGGCAAGGCGGAGAAGTGCACCCTGTGCTACCCGCGCATCGAGGCGGGGCAGCCGACCATCTGCTCGGAGACCTGCGTCGGCCGCCTGCGGTATCTGGGCATCGTCTTCTACGACGAGGACGCGGTGCTCGCCGCCGCCTCCGTCGAGGACGAGCACGACCTGCTGGACGCCCAGCGTGCGGTCTTCCTCGACCCGCACGACCCGGCCGTGGAGCGCGCCGCCCGGGACGCTGGCATGCCGGACGAGTGGATCGACGCGGCGAAGCGCTCCCCGATCTGGAAGCTGATCTCCGAGTACCGCATCGCGCTGCCGCTGCACCCGGAGTACCGCACCCTGCCGATGGTCTGGTACGTGCCACCGCTGTCGCCGGTGCTGGATGCCGTCGGTCAGGCGGGCCGCGACGACGCCGACGCCGACGACGTCTTCCACACCATCCGTGAGCTGCGCATCCCGGTCGAGTACCTGGCCGAACTCTTCACTGCGGGCGACGCCGAGGTGGCCGCCGGTGTGCTGATGAAGCTTGCCGCGATGCGCTCCTACATGCGGGCCCGCACCCTCGACGGCACCGTCGCACAGGAGCTGCTGGACGGCATCGGTATGACCGCCGACCAGGTCGAGGAGATGTATCGCCTGCTGGCGATCGCTAAGTACGACGAGCGGTACGTGATCCCGGCCGCACACGCCAAGGACGCCGCCGCCCTGGAGGCGCAGGCCGCCGCACACGGCGACTGCTCGCTGGACTGCGAGGGCGGCCCGGGGATGAGCGAGCAGTTCCACCTCAACGGGGGCACCAACGCGGATTCCGGCCTGTTCCGGCGTACCGACGGCCGGCGCGGGCTCGCACTCAACCCGCTGCGGGGACACTCATGA
- a CDS encoding carboxymuconolactone decarboxylase family protein, with the protein MENDYLPGIYRQFQERFPDVAEAQGALARTIRDRNPFDEKTDRLIKLAMAIGAEAQGAVRSNVRKALQHGATPDEIHAVALAAITTCGFPTAIAALGWIEEVTEAV; encoded by the coding sequence ATGGAGAACGACTACCTGCCGGGCATCTACCGGCAGTTCCAGGAACGCTTCCCGGACGTCGCGGAGGCGCAGGGCGCGTTGGCACGCACGATCCGGGACCGTAATCCGTTCGACGAGAAGACCGACCGGTTGATCAAGCTGGCGATGGCGATCGGTGCCGAGGCCCAGGGGGCCGTGCGATCCAACGTCCGCAAGGCCCTCCAGCACGGAGCCACGCCCGACGAGATCCACGCGGTCGCCCTCGCCGCCATCACCACCTGCGGGTTTCCCACCGCGATCGCCGCGCTGGGCTGGATCGAGGAAGTCACCGAGGCGGTGTGA
- a CDS encoding FeoA family protein: MASTRTAERQRRRLSPDVGVSTGTLTDLPPGARARVTGIIATTPGTAGRLADLGFTPGTVVQVLRRAPLGDPVLYRVKDYEVCLRRAQATCVRVVEVDR; the protein is encoded by the coding sequence ATGGCCAGCACACGCACCGCCGAGCGGCAACGCCGTCGACTCTCCCCGGACGTCGGGGTCAGCACCGGCACCCTCACCGACCTGCCGCCCGGCGCTCGGGCAAGGGTCACCGGCATCATCGCGACGACACCGGGCACCGCCGGGCGCCTGGCGGATCTCGGGTTCACCCCGGGCACGGTGGTGCAGGTGCTGCGGCGGGCGCCGCTGGGCGACCCGGTGCTGTACCGGGTGAAGGACTACGAGGTGTGCCTACGTCGGGCGCAGGCAACGTGCGTACGGGTGGTCGAGGTGGACCGTTGA
- the feoB gene encoding ferrous iron transporter B yields the protein MTAGCHDSGGTDTVATQAPRIALVGAPNAGKTSIFNALTGLRGKTGNYPGVTVARSVGTCRVGRDQYVIEDLPGTYGLEPVSPDERIMVDVLDGRADGVDRPDALLVVVDATTLRRSLGFVAQVLARGLPVCVVVTFTDELARRQGHLDIDALAQALGTPVLRVVGHRRYGLTELREALADWAAWSVPPLAPPTEPAERDAWVESVLTYADYRAPERHRITQRVDGVLLHPVWGTVVFFAVMVLFFQTLFTVAAPLQDGVEAGFGALAALVAAHVENRWLASLLGDALIGGVGGVLVFVPQIMLLFLLITLLEGVGYMSRAAFLMDRVMARAGLEGRAFVALLSSFACAIPGIMATRTLPSARDRIATMMAAPLITCSARLPVYVLLVDLLVDPSASVGPFGAQGLVMFGLYVLGAVSAMLAAWAFKKLGGRGGTLMPFYLEMPPYRLPSPRSVLIAVWSSARSFLRKCSTIIVATTIVLWLLLNLPLHSAAQLGAAGVDTGDPAAVSAYTVDHSYAAGLGRLVAPVFDPLGFDWRINVGILSAQSARETFVATLGQVAAAEDPEDPAEALRAMTYSDGDRAGQRVFTPPTVAALLVYFAYALQCMATVGVIRRETGTWRWPAVAFGYLAVTAWLMAYLARFVTGLVTG from the coding sequence TTGACCGCCGGGTGCCACGACAGCGGTGGTACGGACACGGTCGCGACCCAGGCGCCGCGAATCGCACTGGTCGGTGCCCCGAACGCGGGCAAGACCAGCATCTTCAACGCACTGACCGGACTGCGCGGCAAGACCGGTAACTATCCCGGGGTGACGGTGGCCCGGTCCGTGGGAACCTGCCGGGTAGGACGGGACCAGTACGTCATCGAGGACCTGCCGGGCACGTACGGCCTGGAGCCGGTCAGCCCGGACGAACGGATCATGGTCGATGTCCTCGATGGCCGCGCCGATGGCGTGGACCGGCCGGACGCGCTGCTGGTGGTGGTGGACGCCACCACCCTGCGCCGGTCGCTGGGGTTCGTCGCACAGGTTCTGGCCCGAGGTCTGCCGGTGTGTGTGGTCGTCACCTTCACCGACGAACTCGCCCGCCGTCAGGGCCACCTGGACATCGACGCGCTCGCCCAGGCACTGGGCACACCGGTGCTGCGGGTGGTCGGCCATCGCCGGTACGGGCTCACGGAGCTGCGCGAAGCACTGGCCGACTGGGCGGCGTGGTCGGTTCCCCCGCTCGCGCCGCCGACCGAGCCGGCCGAGCGGGACGCGTGGGTCGAGTCCGTCCTGACGTACGCCGACTACCGCGCCCCCGAGCGGCACCGGATCACGCAGCGCGTCGACGGCGTTCTGCTGCACCCGGTCTGGGGCACGGTGGTCTTCTTCGCGGTGATGGTGCTGTTCTTCCAGACGTTGTTCACCGTCGCCGCCCCCCTACAGGATGGGGTGGAGGCTGGCTTCGGCGCTCTGGCGGCCCTGGTCGCCGCCCACGTGGAAAACCGTTGGTTGGCTTCTCTGCTCGGCGACGCGCTGATCGGCGGGGTGGGCGGCGTCCTGGTCTTCGTCCCGCAGATCATGCTGCTGTTCCTGCTGATCACCCTCCTCGAGGGGGTGGGGTACATGTCCCGGGCGGCGTTCCTGATGGACCGGGTGATGGCCCGCGCCGGGCTGGAGGGTCGCGCCTTCGTCGCGCTGCTCTCCTCGTTCGCCTGCGCGATCCCCGGCATCATGGCCACCCGGACCCTGCCGTCGGCCAGGGACCGGATCGCCACCATGATGGCCGCGCCACTGATCACCTGCTCCGCCCGACTGCCGGTCTACGTCCTGCTGGTCGACCTCCTGGTCGACCCGTCGGCCTCGGTAGGCCCGTTCGGCGCGCAGGGCCTGGTCATGTTCGGTCTGTACGTACTCGGTGCCGTATCGGCGATGCTGGCCGCGTGGGCGTTCAAGAAGCTCGGCGGCCGGGGTGGCACACTCATGCCGTTCTATCTGGAGATGCCGCCCTACCGGCTACCCTCGCCCCGGTCGGTCCTGATCGCCGTCTGGAGTTCCGCCCGGTCGTTCCTGCGCAAGTGCTCCACCATCATCGTGGCCACCACCATCGTGCTGTGGCTGCTGCTGAACCTGCCGCTGCACTCGGCCGCCCAACTGGGTGCGGCCGGTGTCGACACCGGCGACCCGGCGGCGGTCTCCGCCTACACCGTCGACCACAGCTATGCGGCAGGCCTCGGCCGCCTGGTGGCGCCGGTGTTCGACCCGCTCGGCTTCGACTGGCGGATCAACGTCGGGATACTGTCGGCCCAGTCGGCCCGGGAGACGTTCGTGGCCACTCTCGGCCAGGTCGCGGCGGCCGAGGACCCGGAGGACCCGGCCGAGGCACTACGCGCCATGACGTACTCCGACGGCGACCGCGCCGGGCAGCGGGTCTTCACGCCACCCACGGTCGCCGCGCTGCTGGTCTACTTCGCGTACGCCCTGCAGTGCATGGCCACCGTCGGGGTGATCCGTCGGGAGACCGGCACCTGGAGATGGCCCGCCGTCGCCTTCGGCTACCTCGCCGTGACCGCCTGGCTGATGGCCTACCTCGCCCGGTTCGTCACCGGCCTGGTGACCGGGTAG
- the narJ gene encoding nitrate reductase molybdenum cofactor assembly chaperone, with amino-acid sequence MIATTPADRARSFSLVSLLLGYPDAELLDAGRELRAAAADLEDPTVRAQVGEFLDWLLAAPLIDVQREYVQTFDLRRRSGLYLTYYLHGDTRKRGMALLVLKQRYRAHGLRLADGELPDLLPVVLEFAAMVGPGDGEAPLRQHRQGIELLRAALTDSGTPYRLLLDAVCSMLPELTEEDRAAIAALAIDGPPVETVGLDSIGAGPDLHDTHLAPYPSCSFAEASR; translated from the coding sequence ATGATCGCCACAACCCCGGCCGACCGGGCCCGGAGCTTCAGTCTGGTCTCGCTGCTGCTCGGCTACCCCGACGCGGAGCTGCTGGACGCCGGTCGGGAGCTGCGCGCGGCCGCCGCCGACCTCGAAGACCCGACGGTACGCGCCCAGGTCGGGGAGTTCCTCGACTGGCTGCTGGCCGCCCCGCTGATCGACGTCCAGCGGGAGTACGTACAGACCTTCGACCTGCGCCGCCGCAGCGGTCTCTACCTCACCTACTACCTGCACGGCGACACCCGCAAGCGAGGCATGGCACTGCTCGTGCTCAAACAGCGGTACCGCGCACACGGGCTGCGGCTCGCCGACGGCGAACTACCCGACCTGCTGCCGGTCGTCCTGGAGTTTGCCGCCATGGTCGGACCCGGCGACGGCGAGGCCCCGCTGCGCCAGCACCGGCAGGGCATCGAACTGCTGCGCGCCGCGCTGACCGACTCCGGCACACCGTACCGACTCCTGCTCGACGCGGTCTGCTCGATGCTTCCCGAACTGACCGAGGAGGACCGGGCCGCCATCGCGGCACTCGCCATCGACGGGCCACCGGTCGAAACCGTCGGCCTGGACAGCATCGGCGCCGGTCCCGACCTGCACGACACCCACCTCGCCCCGTACCCTTCCTGCTCCTTCGCGGAGGCCTCACGATGA
- a CDS encoding class I SAM-dependent methyltransferase, whose amino-acid sequence MKATENLWLRKIAEDPSHSRWYIQRFRNLAARGADLAGEARLVDAMVPRGARILDAGCGTGRVGAHLAAAGHQVVGVDLDPELIAEAQAAHPGPTWLVGDLSELDLPSAGVPAGFDVIVCAGNVMTFVAPSTRREILCRFRAHLADGGRVAVGFGTGRGYGYDEFLTDAKAARLAPDLLLSTWDVRPYTPDSDFLVALLTAA is encoded by the coding sequence ATGAAGGCCACGGAGAATCTCTGGCTACGCAAGATCGCCGAAGACCCCAGCCACTCGCGCTGGTACATCCAGCGGTTCCGGAACCTGGCCGCGCGCGGTGCCGACCTGGCCGGTGAAGCCCGGCTGGTGGACGCGATGGTGCCGCGCGGCGCGCGGATCCTCGATGCCGGCTGCGGCACCGGGCGAGTGGGCGCGCACCTCGCGGCGGCCGGGCACCAGGTGGTCGGGGTCGACCTGGACCCCGAGCTGATCGCCGAGGCCCAGGCCGCCCATCCCGGGCCGACCTGGCTGGTGGGTGACCTCAGCGAGCTGGACCTGCCCTCGGCCGGCGTCCCGGCCGGCTTCGACGTGATCGTCTGCGCCGGCAACGTGATGACCTTCGTGGCCCCGTCCACCCGGCGGGAGATCCTCTGCCGCTTCCGTGCCCACCTGGCCGACGGCGGCCGGGTCGCCGTCGGATTCGGCACCGGACGCGGCTACGGGTACGACGAGTTCCTCACCGACGCGAAGGCCGCGCGCCTGGCACCGGACCTCCTGTTGAGTACCTGGGACGTGCGCCCCTACACACCCGACTCGGACTTCCTGGTCGCCCTGCTCACCGCCGCCTGA
- a CDS encoding ROK family protein translates to MTRSSEGQCVLAVDVGGTTIKGAVFGEDGQFRHALVVPSRADDDPVEAVRSLCRQLRDDALALGATPAAIGVVTPGLVDETEGVVRYAANLRFRNVPLRAFIGADLGLPVAVGHDARAAGIAEAVAGAASGLDNFLLLPLGTGIAAAVVVHGAPVPGATGSAGEVGHMPVYPGGEPCSCGQRGCLEVYASAGGLARRYARLGGTPGLDSQAIAEAVATDPVARTVWDDATQALGTALATLTLTLDPARIILGGGLADAGVLFFDPVRDALHAALAWRTPPPLLRSAFGAQAAQVGAAIMARRKADLPVPDGWGVPELARTGAGPYV, encoded by the coding sequence GTGACGCGATCATCCGAAGGCCAGTGCGTCCTCGCTGTCGACGTCGGGGGGACGACCATAAAGGGGGCCGTGTTCGGTGAGGATGGCCAGTTCCGTCACGCACTGGTCGTGCCGTCGCGGGCCGACGACGACCCGGTCGAAGCCGTCCGTTCCCTGTGCCGCCAGTTGCGCGACGACGCGCTCGCCCTCGGTGCCACGCCCGCCGCGATCGGCGTGGTCACCCCGGGACTCGTCGACGAGACCGAAGGTGTGGTGCGGTACGCCGCCAATCTCCGGTTCCGCAACGTGCCACTACGCGCCTTCATCGGGGCGGACCTCGGGCTGCCGGTTGCGGTCGGGCACGACGCGCGGGCGGCCGGCATCGCCGAGGCGGTAGCCGGAGCGGCCAGCGGGCTGGACAACTTCCTGCTGCTACCGCTGGGCACCGGCATCGCCGCGGCGGTGGTGGTGCACGGTGCGCCGGTGCCGGGCGCGACCGGTTCGGCCGGCGAGGTCGGCCACATGCCGGTCTATCCCGGCGGGGAGCCGTGCAGTTGCGGGCAGCGGGGCTGCCTGGAGGTGTACGCGTCCGCCGGAGGGCTGGCCCGCCGCTACGCCCGGCTCGGCGGAACCCCCGGGTTGGACAGCCAGGCCATCGCCGAGGCGGTGGCCACCGATCCGGTGGCCCGCACCGTCTGGGATGACGCCACCCAGGCTCTCGGCACTGCCCTGGCCACCCTCACCCTGACCCTCGACCCGGCCCGCATCATCCTCGGCGGTGGGCTCGCCGACGCGGGTGTGTTGTTCTTCGACCCGGTACGCGACGCCCTGCACGCGGCCCTCGCCTGGCGGACCCCACCTCCGCTGCTGCGATCCGCCTTCGGCGCTCAGGCCGCGCAGGTCGGCGCCGCCATCATGGCCCGACGAAAAGCTGACCTGCCCGTTCCCGACGGCTGGGGCGTACCCGAGCTTGCCCGGACCGGGGCAGGACCGTACGTCTGA
- a CDS encoding Lrp/AsnC family transcriptional regulator has translation MDDLDARILLALDEDPDATALALAQRLGIARNTLSARLLRMRQNGALREFTRRVDPAHLGRQLVAFVSIALSQASSVHATAALRSVPEVIEMHRTTGEADLLVKVVARDTADLQRITDVILAAPGVLRTNTAISLCEEMPLRLRALIELVAHP, from the coding sequence GTGGATGATCTCGATGCGCGGATTCTGCTGGCTCTGGATGAAGATCCGGATGCCACGGCACTCGCGCTGGCGCAGCGGCTTGGCATCGCCCGCAACACGCTGAGCGCGCGGCTGCTGCGGATGCGGCAGAACGGGGCGCTGCGGGAGTTCACCCGCAGGGTCGATCCCGCCCATCTTGGGCGTCAGCTGGTGGCGTTCGTGTCCATTGCCCTGAGCCAGGCGAGTTCGGTGCATGCGACCGCAGCGCTGCGGTCAGTGCCCGAGGTGATCGAGATGCACCGGACCACCGGCGAGGCGGATCTGCTGGTGAAGGTGGTCGCGCGCGATACGGCGGACCTGCAACGGATCACCGACGTCATCCTCGCGGCACCGGGTGTGCTGCGGACCAACACGGCGATCTCGTTGTGCGAGGAGATGCCGCTGCGACTGCGCGCCCTCATCGAGCTGGTGGCGCATCCCTGA
- a CDS encoding NifU family protein: MVPIHPQPCPGEPDRVRWIIPAGLLSVTGAVAAAPVPLATLLADGTLAEIVVEPAAVMTRLGHGRSWSTDAPRVRTAIHAALEEPAGWIAANEPDSSGVDALLYPVVQGLLDGAVGQYARSHGGRIDLVDVRDGVVTVRLTGTCHGCPAAHLTLRHRLERDLRRWYPAVRVVDAGRAPVDRRAPRSDDAPVLRRR; this comes from the coding sequence ATGGTTCCCATCCACCCCCAGCCATGTCCGGGCGAGCCGGACCGGGTGCGCTGGATCATCCCCGCCGGCCTGCTGAGCGTCACCGGTGCCGTCGCGGCGGCCCCGGTGCCACTGGCGACGCTGTTGGCCGACGGTACCCTCGCCGAGATCGTGGTGGAGCCCGCTGCGGTAATGACCCGGCTCGGCCACGGCCGCAGCTGGTCCACCGACGCTCCCCGGGTACGCACCGCGATCCACGCGGCCCTTGAGGAGCCCGCCGGGTGGATCGCGGCGAACGAACCCGACAGCTCCGGAGTCGACGCCCTGCTGTACCCGGTGGTCCAGGGGCTGCTGGACGGAGCGGTCGGTCAGTATGCCCGTTCCCACGGCGGCCGGATCGACCTGGTCGACGTGCGCGACGGCGTCGTCACCGTCCGCCTCACCGGCACCTGCCACGGTTGTCCCGCCGCCCACCTGACCCTGCGTCACCGTCTGGAACGCGACCTGCGCCGGTGGTATCCCGCTGTGCGTGTGGTGGACGCTGGACGGGCACCGGTTGACCGGCGCGCCCCGCGGTCGGACGACGCGCCCGTGCTCAGGCGGCGGTGA